A genomic region of Rhodospirillales bacterium contains the following coding sequences:
- a CDS encoding GNAT family N-acetyltransferase, with the protein MPQNIDVRKALSADIPALETIKPRNETGYFERCLREQEEGKRETFIAALDGRTVGYGFLNWRPHYALYKKLHIPEIQDLNVLPDFRRCGVASAIIDVCEALATEKGCEVIGISVGLYKDYGPAQRLYVKRGYIPDGYGVTYDRETVMPGEVRPVDGDLCLMMVKSLR; encoded by the coding sequence ATGCCCCAAAACATAGACGTTCGTAAAGCATTATCTGCTGATATTCCGGCTCTGGAGACAATAAAACCTCGTAACGAGACCGGTTATTTTGAGCGATGCCTGCGCGAGCAGGAGGAAGGCAAGCGCGAAACGTTTATTGCGGCACTGGACGGGCGCACTGTCGGCTACGGGTTTTTAAACTGGCGGCCGCACTATGCGCTGTATAAAAAGCTGCACATCCCGGAGATTCAGGATTTAAACGTTCTGCCCGATTTCCGGCGGTGCGGGGTGGCCAGCGCGATTATTGACGTGTGCGAAGCGCTGGCGACCGAGAAAGGTTGCGAGGTGATCGGGATCAGCGTCGGGCTGTATAAAGATTACGGCCCCGCGCAACGGCTCTACGTCAAGCGGGGCTATATTCCCGATGGTTATGGCGTCACGTATGACCGGGAAACGGTTATGCCAGGCGAAGTACGCCCTGTTGACGGCGATCTGTGCCTGATGATGGTGAAGAGCTTGCGCTAG
- a CDS encoding pyruvate, phosphate dikinase, with protein MTKWVYSFGGDNTEGRTDMRNLLGGKGANLAEMASLELPVPPGFTITTEVCTAFYDNDKQYPADLKDQVKAALAGIETALGMRFGDPETPLLLSVRSGARVSMPGMMDTVLNLGLNDDTVAGLAKKAGDERFAWDSYRRFIQMYGDVVLGIPHHDFEDILDTHKRDEGITQDTAITADGWKEIVAAYKDMVARDLGRPFPMDPEEQLWGAVGAVFSSWMVPRAVVYRKIHDIPESWGTAVNIQSMVFGNMGEDCATGVAFTRDPSTGENYFYGEYLVNAQGEDVVAGIRTPQSLTIKGKEKEGSDLPAMEEVMPDVFAQLDDVRHTLEKHYRDMQDIEFTVQQGTLYMLQTRNGKRTTAAALKIAVDMVNEELITKEDALMRIDPQGLDQLLHPTLDPMAHKTIMTKGLAASPGAASGKIVFNADDAEAMAGDGEKVILCRQETSPEDIHGMHAAQGILTTRGGMTSHAAVVARGMGRPCVAGAGEIRIDYERQTMTINDNELQAGDIITIDGTTGEVMLGAVATIQPALSGDFASVMGWADDVRRMAVRANAETPLDAKTARDFGAEGIGLCRTEHMFFDPERIQSVREMILATNAQYRRDALDKLLPAQRSDFEALFTIMKGLPVTIRLLDPPLHEFLPHTDEDIAQFSANSGIDEAKVRQRLQTLGEANPMLGHRGCRLAITYPEIYEMQVRAILEAAIKIGNVTPEIMIPLVATRTEFTRMKMLVDQTAADVFAAKGAKTDYLVGTMIELPRAALAADDIAQEAAFFSFGTNDLTQTTLGMSRDDAGLFLPVYVREGIFEKDPFTTLDRDGVGQLVQMAAEKGRRVRSAIKLGICGEHGGDPASIDFCEETGLDYVSCSPYRVPIARLAAAQAAIKGPARAAKKKAA; from the coding sequence ATGACCAAATGGGTTTACAGCTTTGGCGGTGACAATACCGAAGGCCGGACGGATATGCGCAATCTTCTGGGCGGCAAGGGAGCAAACCTGGCGGAGATGGCCAGTCTGGAGCTGCCGGTTCCGCCGGGTTTTACGATCACGACAGAGGTCTGTACCGCTTTTTACGATAACGACAAGCAATATCCGGCAGACTTGAAAGATCAGGTGAAAGCGGCGCTGGCGGGGATTGAAACGGCGCTGGGGATGCGTTTTGGCGATCCGGAAACCCCGTTGCTGTTATCCGTTCGTTCCGGGGCGCGGGTGTCGATGCCGGGGATGATGGATACGGTTTTGAATCTCGGCCTGAACGACGACACGGTGGCGGGGCTGGCGAAAAAAGCCGGGGACGAGCGTTTTGCGTGGGATTCCTATCGCCGGTTTATCCAGATGTATGGCGATGTGGTGCTGGGTATTCCGCACCATGATTTCGAAGATATTCTCGACACGCACAAGCGCGATGAAGGGATTACCCAGGATACGGCGATTACCGCCGATGGCTGGAAAGAGATTGTTGCGGCTTACAAAGACATGGTTGCACGCGATTTGGGGCGGCCGTTCCCGATGGACCCGGAAGAGCAGCTCTGGGGCGCGGTGGGTGCGGTGTTCAGTTCATGGATGGTGCCGCGGGCGGTGGTGTACCGGAAAATCCACGATATCCCGGAAAGCTGGGGGACGGCGGTGAATATTCAGTCGATGGTGTTCGGCAATATGGGCGAAGACTGCGCGACCGGCGTGGCTTTTACCCGCGATCCGTCGACCGGCGAGAATTATTTTTACGGCGAGTACCTTGTGAATGCGCAGGGCGAAGACGTGGTGGCGGGAATCCGCACGCCGCAATCCCTGACGATCAAGGGCAAGGAGAAAGAAGGCAGCGATTTGCCCGCGATGGAGGAAGTTATGCCCGATGTGTTCGCGCAGCTTGACGACGTGCGGCATACGCTGGAAAAGCATTACCGCGATATGCAGGATATCGAGTTTACGGTCCAGCAGGGAACGCTGTACATGCTGCAGACCCGGAACGGCAAACGGACCACGGCGGCAGCGCTTAAAATTGCCGTCGATATGGTGAACGAGGAACTGATTACCAAGGAAGACGCGCTGATGCGTATCGACCCGCAGGGGCTGGATCAGCTTTTACATCCGACGCTCGACCCGATGGCGCACAAGACTATCATGACCAAGGGGCTGGCGGCGTCGCCCGGCGCGGCCAGCGGCAAAATCGTCTTTAATGCCGATGATGCCGAAGCTATGGCGGGGGATGGTGAAAAGGTGATTTTGTGCCGTCAGGAAACCTCGCCGGAGGATATCCACGGCATGCATGCGGCACAGGGGATTTTGACAACGCGCGGCGGGATGACGTCCCATGCGGCGGTGGTGGCGCGCGGTATGGGGCGGCCTTGTGTCGCCGGGGCCGGGGAAATCCGAATTGATTACGAACGCCAGACGATGACCATCAATGATAACGAATTACAGGCCGGGGACATCATTACGATTGATGGTACGACCGGTGAAGTGATGCTGGGCGCGGTGGCAACGATCCAGCCTGCGCTGTCCGGGGATTTTGCCAGTGTGATGGGCTGGGCGGACGATGTGCGGCGCATGGCGGTACGGGCCAATGCCGAAACGCCGCTGGATGCCAAGACCGCCCGTGATTTCGGGGCGGAGGGGATCGGATTGTGCCGGACGGAGCATATGTTCTTTGACCCGGAACGGATCCAAAGCGTGCGGGAAATGATCCTGGCGACCAATGCCCAGTACCGGCGGGATGCGCTGGATAAATTGCTGCCGGCGCAGCGGAGTGATTTTGAGGCGCTGTTTACGATCATGAAAGGGCTGCCGGTGACGATCCGGTTGCTGGACCCGCCTTTGCATGAGTTCCTGCCGCATACAGATGAGGATATCGCCCAGTTTTCAGCAAATTCAGGGATTGATGAGGCGAAGGTCCGGCAGCGTTTGCAGACGCTGGGCGAGGCTAACCCGATGCTGGGGCACCGGGGATGCCGTTTGGCGATTACCTATCCGGAAATCTATGAGATGCAGGTGCGGGCGATTCTGGAGGCGGCCATTAAGATCGGGAATGTTACGCCGGAAATCATGATTCCGCTGGTGGCGACGCGCACTGAATTTACGCGGATGAAGATGCTGGTGGATCAAACGGCGGCGGACGTGTTCGCGGCAAAGGGCGCGAAGACGGACTATCTGGTCGGGACAATGATCGAACTGCCGCGGGCGGCGCTGGCCGCGGATGACATCGCACAGGAAGCGGCATTTTTCAGTTTCGGCACCAACGACCTGACGCAAACGACACTGGGGATGAGCCGTGATGATGCCGGGTTGTTCCTGCCGGTTTATGTGCGCGAGGGGATATTTGAAAAAGACCCGTTTACGACGTTGGACCGCGATGGCGTGGGGCAACTGGTGCAGATGGCCGCCGAGAAGGGGCGGCGCGTCCGCAGTGCTATTAAACTCGGTATATGCGGCGAGCATGGCGGTGACCCGGCCTCGATTGATTTTTGTGAGGAAACGGGTCTTGATTATGTGTCCTGTTCTCCTTACCGCGTGCCAATTGCCCGGCTTGCCGCAGCGCAGGCGGCGATTAAAGGGCCGGCACGGGCGGCTAAAAAGAAAGCGGCTTAA
- a CDS encoding glycine--tRNA ligase, with translation MKDLVALCKRRGFVFPASDIYGGINGFWDYGPLGVELKNNIRDLWWKAMVVTPPIGPDGQPLQIVGLDSSIIQNPKTWVASGHVGGFSDPMVDCKETKLRYRADQLIVLMGQDKVHHDILGIVFHEDTPDEDIKKRLKKLKMPADPFEYERGSFEDPRILTNLDKVIGPDASEPGTLTEPRAFNLMFETYVGATQSEDSKAYLRPETAQGIFLNYKNVLDSSRVRVPFGIAQIGKSFRNEVTPRNFIFRSREFEQMEIEWFCPPEEAKKWREFWMEERQRWWRSIGLKDTSLTLREHEKDELSHYAKAGEGTVDIEFRYPFTAPGYGELEGIAHRCDFDLTAHGQASGVNMEYIDPNDNTKRYIPHVIEPAAGLTRGALAVLCDAYTVDPNRPSGVYLNFHPSVAPKKAAILPLTAKEDHVPLATKLYMDLREHYNVDLDIKQNIGKRYARQDEIGTPFCFTVDNDSAADNSVTVRHRNTMKQERIGMDHVASYMAAEMKKMG, from the coding sequence ATGAAAGACCTCGTCGCCCTGTGCAAACGGCGCGGTTTTGTCTTCCCGGCCTCCGACATTTACGGCGGGATTAACGGATTCTGGGATTACGGTCCACTGGGCGTGGAACTGAAAAACAACATCCGCGATTTGTGGTGGAAGGCAATGGTTGTCACCCCGCCAATCGGCCCGGACGGGCAGCCGTTGCAAATCGTCGGCCTCGACAGCTCGATTATCCAAAACCCGAAAACTTGGGTCGCCAGCGGCCATGTCGGCGGTTTCAGCGATCCCATGGTGGATTGCAAGGAAACCAAACTGCGCTACCGGGCGGATCAGTTGATTGTCCTCATGGGACAAGATAAAGTTCATCACGACATCCTCGGGATCGTTTTTCACGAAGACACGCCTGACGAAGACATAAAAAAACGTCTAAAAAAACTCAAAATGCCAGCTGACCCGTTTGAATATGAACGTGGTTCGTTTGAAGACCCGCGCATTTTGACCAACCTAGACAAAGTAATCGGCCCAGATGCTTCCGAACCTGGAACCTTAACCGAACCACGCGCTTTCAACCTGATGTTCGAAACCTATGTCGGCGCGACGCAGAGCGAAGACAGCAAAGCGTACCTGCGTCCGGAAACGGCACAGGGGATTTTCCTGAATTATAAAAACGTCCTCGACAGCTCCCGCGTGCGCGTCCCGTTCGGGATCGCGCAAATCGGCAAAAGCTTCCGTAACGAAGTCACGCCGCGGAACTTCATTTTCCGCTCCCGTGAATTCGAACAAATGGAAATCGAATGGTTCTGTCCGCCGGAAGAAGCCAAAAAATGGCGCGAATTCTGGATGGAGGAACGCCAGCGCTGGTGGCGCTCCATTGGCCTTAAAGATACATCCCTGACCTTGCGCGAACATGAAAAGGATGAACTGTCCCACTACGCCAAGGCGGGTGAGGGCACCGTAGACATTGAATTCCGCTATCCGTTCACCGCGCCGGGTTATGGGGAACTGGAGGGCATTGCCCACCGCTGCGACTTCGACCTGACCGCGCACGGCCAGGCATCGGGCGTAAACATGGAATATATCGACCCGAACGACAACACCAAACGCTACATCCCGCACGTCATCGAACCGGCGGCAGGCCTGACCCGCGGCGCGCTGGCCGTTTTGTGCGACGCCTACACCGTCGATCCGAACCGGCCATCCGGCGTTTACCTGAACTTCCATCCGTCCGTGGCCCCAAAAAAAGCGGCGATCCTGCCGCTGACCGCAAAAGAGGACCACGTGCCACTGGCCACCAAGCTCTACATGGACCTGCGCGAACACTACAACGTCGATCTCGACATCAAACAAAACATCGGCAAGCGCTATGCCCGTCAGGATGAAATCGGCACGCCGTTCTGCTTCACCGTCGATAACGACAGCGCCGCCGACAATTCCGTCACCGTGCGCCACCGCAACACGATGAAGCAGGAACGCATCGGCATGGATCACGTCGCCTCCTACATGGCCGCCGAAATGAAAAAAATGGGGTAA
- a CDS encoding arsenate reductase: MSKVEIYGIKNCNTMKKAFDWLEGHGVAYDFYDYKKEGAKEELLQKAFAAHGWEKVINRAGMTWRKLPDDVKAKMDETGAMAIALEKPGIIKRPMTVVGNDIHLGFSEKAFQEIFG; encoded by the coding sequence ATGAGCAAGGTTGAAATTTACGGCATCAAAAACTGCAACACGATGAAAAAGGCTTTCGACTGGCTCGAAGGGCACGGCGTTGCCTACGACTTCTATGACTATAAAAAGGAAGGCGCGAAGGAAGAGCTTTTACAAAAAGCCTTTGCCGCCCACGGCTGGGAAAAAGTCATCAATCGCGCCGGCATGACGTGGCGCAAGCTGCCCGATGACGTCAAAGCCAAAATGGATGAAACCGGCGCCATGGCCATAGCTCTTGAAAAACCCGGCATCATCAAACGCCCGATGACGGTCGTCGGCAACGACATTCATCTGGGCTTCAGCGAAAAAGCCTTTCAGGAAATTTTTGGCTGA